From one Butyricimonas faecihominis genomic stretch:
- a CDS encoding DapH/DapD/GlmU-related protein, translating into MKKHSIQISEISEMLGIPFIGANVYIEGLNLCNRESRYNSILSYIASTRCLGLLKNNESVKALFVSSDVYDELKMGGLFQIPTLFIVENPEVSFYYLHHLLHKTIFYEKYDFKSEIGNDCSIHKTAVIEDGVILGDGVQIGANSVIKKGTIIGNKTVVGCCSVIGSEGFQLIYDEQHIPFTVTHVGGTVIGKNVFIGDNCTICNSLFEGYVTIGDNTKIDNQVHVGHNCVIGKNVVITGNSLLMGSVEIKDNVWISPCSTISNKCIISNNAFVGSNSLVVNNVREDMRVCGNPAIPVNEYFRILINQKKNIKRKK; encoded by the coding sequence ATGAAAAAGCATTCAATTCAAATATCAGAAATATCAGAAATGTTAGGAATCCCTTTTATTGGGGCGAATGTTTACATTGAAGGTTTAAACCTTTGTAATAGAGAGTCACGATATAATTCTATATTGTCATATATTGCATCGACTAGATGTTTGGGATTATTGAAAAATAATGAATCGGTAAAAGCTTTATTTGTTTCTAGTGATGTATATGATGAATTAAAAATGGGTGGTTTATTTCAGATTCCGACATTGTTTATTGTAGAAAATCCGGAAGTTTCGTTCTATTATTTGCATCATTTGTTGCATAAAACAATCTTTTATGAGAAATATGATTTTAAGTCGGAAATAGGGAATGATTGTTCTATACATAAAACAGCAGTAATTGAGGATGGTGTGATTTTGGGAGATGGGGTTCAGATTGGAGCAAATAGTGTGATAAAAAAGGGGACTATTATTGGAAATAAAACTGTTGTTGGGTGTTGTTCTGTTATTGGTAGCGAAGGATTTCAATTGATATATGATGAGCAACATATACCTTTTACTGTAACTCATGTTGGAGGAACTGTAATTGGTAAAAATGTATTTATTGGAGATAACTGTACAATATGTAATTCTTTATTTGAAGGATATGTTACAATAGGGGATAATACAAAGATTGATAATCAAGTGCATGTGGGGCATAATTGTGTGATTGGGAAAAATGTAGTGATTACAGGAAACTCTCTATTAATGGGGTCTGTTGAAATAAAAGATAATGTATGGATTAGTCCTTGTTCTACAATTTCTAATAAATGTATTATTTCTAATAATGCTTTCGTTGGAAGTAATTCATTGGTTGTGAATAATGTTAGAGAAGATATGCGAGTGTGTGGGAATCCTGCAATACCTGTAAATGAATATTTTAGAATTTTGATTAATCAGAAAAAAAATATAAAAAGAAAAAAATGA
- a CDS encoding aminotransferase class V-fold PLP-dependent enzyme, which yields MSKNLPELESILHSGALSYGRWGKSFENKLRDFIGIENLLTTNSYASAIQVALTVLGLHSEDEVITSPMSCLASNQPLQTFGLKIVWADIDPLTGTLDPESVRQKITDKTRLIFHNHFCGYVGYVDEVNMIGMEHGIPVIDDCVEAFGSKYKGNYTGNLGTDVTIFSFQTVRLPNTIDGGAIVFKDSDLYKKALLTRDFGIRRDIFRDENNEISAKCDISLSGYGATMSDINSYIGCCQMDEIMMLLESQQRNAKKWDVIIEQTYPRFYRLNQRDQIQPNYWVYGFLCDRKIEVMLDFRKQGYYASGVHLNNNCYSVFGNTEKLCGVNDFMKKFVAIPCGWWLNLNL from the coding sequence ATGTCAAAGAACTTGCCGGAGCTGGAATCTATTCTACATTCCGGTGCGTTGTCCTATGGAAGGTGGGGAAAATCATTCGAGAATAAGTTACGGGATTTTATAGGAATAGAGAACCTGTTAACCACGAATAGTTATGCTTCTGCAATTCAAGTGGCTCTAACGGTATTGGGATTACATTCGGAAGATGAAGTGATAACCTCACCAATGAGTTGCTTAGCTTCGAATCAACCTTTACAAACATTTGGGTTGAAAATCGTGTGGGCAGATATAGATCCGTTAACGGGAACTCTGGATCCGGAAAGTGTGCGTCAGAAAATAACAGATAAAACTCGTTTGATTTTCCATAATCATTTTTGTGGTTACGTGGGGTATGTTGATGAAGTTAACATGATTGGTATGGAACATGGAATTCCTGTAATAGATGATTGTGTAGAGGCTTTTGGTAGTAAATATAAAGGGAATTATACTGGAAATTTAGGAACAGACGTGACTATTTTTTCTTTTCAAACAGTTCGTTTACCCAATACAATAGACGGAGGGGCGATTGTGTTTAAAGACTCAGACCTTTATAAGAAAGCGTTATTGACCCGTGATTTTGGAATTCGAAGGGATATTTTTCGAGATGAAAATAATGAAATTTCTGCTAAATGTGATATTTCCCTTTCTGGTTATGGGGCGACAATGAGTGATATAAATAGTTATATCGGTTGCTGTCAAATGGACGAAATTATGATGTTATTAGAGAGTCAGCAGAGAAATGCAAAAAAATGGGATGTTATTATAGAGCAAACGTATCCAAGATTTTATAGGTTGAATCAAAGGGACCAGATACAACCTAATTATTGGGTATATGGTTTTTTGTGTGATCGTAAAATTGAGGTAATGCTTGACTTTCGAAAACAAGGTTATTACGCTTCTGGAGTCCACTTAAATAACAATTGTTATTCTGTATTTGGAAATACGGAAAAATTATGTGGCGTGAATGATTTTATGAAAAAATTTGTGGCCATTCCTTGTGGTTGGTGGTTAAATTTGAATTTATAA
- a CDS encoding DegT/DnrJ/EryC1/StrS family aminotransferase produces the protein MIPLVKPFIPAREVLMPELEKILYSGYIAEGEAVYQFEDKFREYLKNPLSLALHSGTDALHLALILAGVKSGDEVISTPMTAEPTNTSIAMVGGKVVWGDVDPRNGLLDPYDVEKMISERTKAIVLVHYAGMVCDMNEFYRISQKYDLPIIEDAAHALGSKYRGRMTGCNSPYTVFSLQAIKHMTTVDGGFLCLQNVEEFDRARRLRWFGLDKKRSRLENDITEVGFKYAMNNVNATIGNVQMRYLEDVINRYIVNGKYYDRVLAGVDGVQLVQYSPDTEASYWLYTMKVKDRENFIKMMEANGVMASPLHHRSDTHSIFQTSKRNLPNMDKWYKEFVHIPCGWWVGDEERERIVETIKKGW, from the coding sequence ATGATACCATTAGTTAAACCGTTTATCCCGGCTAGAGAAGTGTTGATGCCAGAATTGGAAAAGATCCTTTATAGTGGTTATATAGCCGAAGGGGAAGCCGTGTATCAATTTGAAGATAAATTCCGAGAATATTTAAAAAATCCGTTAAGCTTAGCTTTACATTCAGGAACAGATGCTCTTCATTTAGCTTTAATCTTGGCAGGAGTGAAATCCGGAGATGAGGTGATCAGTACTCCAATGACAGCCGAACCGACAAATACTTCGATTGCGATGGTTGGGGGAAAGGTCGTTTGGGGAGATGTTGATCCTCGCAATGGGTTGTTAGATCCGTATGACGTGGAAAAGATGATATCTGAAAGAACAAAAGCGATCGTGCTAGTTCATTACGCCGGAATGGTGTGTGATATGAACGAGTTTTATCGTATTTCTCAAAAGTATGATCTTCCTATTATTGAAGATGCGGCCCATGCATTAGGTAGTAAATATAGAGGACGAATGACTGGATGTAATTCTCCTTATACTGTTTTTTCATTGCAAGCAATCAAGCATATGACAACGGTTGATGGTGGTTTTTTATGCTTGCAGAATGTAGAGGAATTTGATAGGGCAAGAAGATTACGATGGTTTGGGTTAGATAAAAAACGTTCTCGTTTGGAGAATGATATCACGGAAGTGGGGTTCAAATACGCCATGAATAACGTGAATGCGACAATCGGTAATGTACAAATGCGTTATTTGGAAGATGTTATTAATCGTTATATTGTAAACGGGAAATATTATGATCGGGTACTAGCGGGAGTGGATGGTGTGCAATTAGTACAATATTCTCCTGATACGGAAGCTTCTTATTGGTTATACACGATGAAAGTAAAAGATCGAGAGAATTTTATCAAAATGATGGAAGCCAATGGTGTGATGGCTTCTCCTTTGCATCATCGTAGTGACACGCACAGTATATTTCAAACATCGAAAAGAAATTTACCGAATATGGATAAATGGTACAAGGAGTTCGTTCATATTCCTTGCGGTTGGTGGGTTGGTGACGAAGAAAGAGAAAGAATAGTGGAAACAATAAAGAAAGGTTGGTAA
- a CDS encoding polysaccharide biosynthesis protein, protein MFKNKVLMITGGTGSFGNAVLKHFLNSDLREIRIFSRDEKKQEDMRIELKNDKLNFIIGNVRDFDSINNAMRGVDYVFHAAALKQVPSCEFYPMQAICTNLYGAENVLEAAARNNVKKVVVLSTDKAAYPINAMGMTKALMEKLAISKARDQRVQDNGGVICATRYGNVMCSRGSIIPLFIKQIKERVPMTVTVPEMTRFMMSLDDAVNLVLYAFAHAEPGDLFVQKAPAATIGDLAIAVRELFQADNEIKMIGARHSEKMYETLCTKEEMSKAIDLDGFYRVPADFRDLNYTKYVQKDGPKLIHDEYNSENTHRLSIEELKQLLLTLDYVQEELKTYRK, encoded by the coding sequence ATGTTTAAAAATAAAGTATTGATGATTACCGGAGGAACTGGTTCTTTTGGTAATGCTGTTTTGAAACATTTTTTAAATTCTGATTTGAGAGAGATTCGTATTTTTTCTCGGGATGAGAAAAAACAAGAGGATATGCGGATTGAATTGAAGAATGATAAATTGAACTTTATAATAGGTAATGTTCGGGATTTTGATAGTATAAATAATGCAATGAGAGGGGTGGATTATGTGTTTCACGCAGCAGCATTAAAGCAAGTACCGTCTTGTGAATTTTATCCGATGCAGGCTATTTGTACAAATTTGTATGGTGCGGAAAACGTTTTGGAGGCAGCGGCGAGAAATAACGTGAAAAAGGTAGTCGTGTTAAGTACGGATAAAGCTGCCTATCCAATTAACGCCATGGGGATGACAAAGGCGTTAATGGAAAAGTTAGCTATTTCTAAAGCACGTGATCAGCGAGTTCAAGATAACGGAGGTGTTATTTGTGCCACGCGTTATGGTAATGTGATGTGTTCCCGAGGTTCGATAATTCCATTGTTTATCAAACAAATTAAAGAAAGAGTTCCAATGACGGTGACTGTACCGGAAATGACTCGTTTTATGATGTCTTTAGATGATGCGGTGAATCTAGTTTTGTATGCTTTTGCACATGCGGAACCGGGAGATCTTTTTGTTCAAAAAGCTCCGGCTGCTACAATTGGTGATCTAGCAATTGCGGTAAGGGAATTATTTCAAGCGGATAACGAGATAAAAATGATAGGGGCACGTCATAGTGAGAAAATGTATGAGACGTTGTGTACGAAAGAGGAAATGTCCAAAGCTATAGACTTGGATGGTTTTTACCGTGTCCCGGCAGATTTTCGGGATTTGAATTACACAAAATACGTACAAAAGGATGGTCCGAAACTAATTCATGATGAGTATAATTCGGAAAATACTCATCGGTTGTCTATCGAGGAGTTAAAACAACTATTATTAACTCTTGATTATGTGCAGGAAGAATTAAAAACTTATAGAAAATAA
- a CDS encoding UpxY family transcription antiterminator — translation MITTDKLNWYAAYTRVNQELVIKKKLDELGVENYLPQEERVRETPLGRKKIRVILIHGMIFIRTDKATSFSLLNDHLLNIVYLKDREGRRSLIIPDKQMEDFMFLLDFSTDGVEVLNKDLKRGDRVRVIKGPLLGLEGELVRLKGHKRVVIRLDGVASIATSYIPSSFLEKIE, via the coding sequence ATGATAACGACTGATAAATTAAACTGGTATGCCGCCTATACCCGTGTAAATCAAGAATTGGTCATTAAAAAGAAATTAGACGAATTAGGAGTAGAAAATTACCTGCCGCAGGAAGAGCGGGTACGCGAAACTCCACTTGGTCGGAAAAAGATCCGGGTTATCCTGATTCACGGGATGATCTTTATCCGGACAGATAAAGCGACTAGTTTTTCTTTACTGAACGATCATCTGTTGAATATTGTTTACTTGAAAGACCGTGAAGGACGTCGTTCATTGATTATTCCGGATAAACAGATGGAAGATTTCATGTTTTTATTGGATTTTTCTACCGATGGAGTGGAAGTGCTTAATAAGGATCTGAAAAGAGGTGATCGTGTACGAGTGATCAAGGGACCTTTGCTGGGCTTGGAAGGGGAGCTGGTACGCTTGAAAGGACATAAGCGGGTTGTCATTCGATTGGATGGTGTGGCGTCTATTGCCACGTCTTATATACCAAGTTCGTTTCTAGAAAAAATAGAGTAA
- a CDS encoding outer membrane beta-barrel family protein translates to MKKRITQILFSLLTFCTNADIYAQENEKKTKNPWSGSVSLNYDFTNNFTGNVNLGYTQKNWDLFLDYSGHSDRIEISSELFRSFSAKTSQLLETEQHHLSHSVAILLDMRPSSRNLFLWNLKLQFPKITTNRDINNRTQTKEYDLHHRIAFSRKTIEGSLFYKHIYETNKHELSLNGIFSHTKDSRPSTYQIDDLLTYTTTGNEKPEFVRLQMDYLYTFENQGQLETGIQFFSRWNKTRYNLHDTEENLNNWLSNLPLNDGLNHHEYIYTAHLSYSQQQGEFWHYKIGILADYDITRTKLMENTDKHNFDRFYFYPHLTLQYTPSDQQELAFHFTRKAAHPDYTQLNPFTNPIDHQTFEQGNPLLRPEITSRAEINYLLHGEKIQLNGNLYFNSTERFITPVTLFSEDNTLTLSYTNGSMENKVGLDINLSGSPTSWMTITPSISLVHAHANGKYQGINLHVDDFSWSGNLELNLNSKKHTEFQALFSYQSPTKVPQFKIEENYYLDLAIKQGFFNNRLQVSFSVSDVFDTSEWQARSNTDTYRLANYSKEATHAYWIGLTFNFNNFKSRPSADDSHPQKRQIIQLGQ, encoded by the coding sequence ATGAAAAAGCGCATCACACAAATACTCTTCAGCCTTCTTACCTTTTGCACGAATGCCGACATTTACGCCCAAGAAAACGAGAAAAAGACCAAGAACCCATGGAGCGGTTCAGTTTCCCTCAACTATGATTTCACGAACAATTTCACGGGAAACGTAAACCTAGGATATACACAAAAGAACTGGGATCTATTCCTAGATTATTCCGGACACTCGGATCGCATCGAAATCAGCAGTGAGTTATTTCGCTCTTTTTCGGCAAAAACATCTCAACTATTAGAGACAGAACAACACCATTTAAGCCATTCCGTAGCTATCCTATTAGATATGCGCCCTTCTTCTCGTAACCTTTTCCTATGGAATCTCAAACTACAATTCCCCAAGATCACGACAAACCGGGATATAAATAATCGCACGCAAACAAAAGAATATGACCTACACCATCGAATAGCATTCAGCCGGAAAACAATTGAAGGTTCCTTATTCTACAAACACATCTACGAAACAAACAAACACGAACTATCGCTAAACGGGATCTTCTCCCACACGAAAGACTCCCGTCCAAGCACGTATCAAATCGATGATCTCCTCACCTATACCACCACCGGAAACGAGAAACCGGAATTCGTCCGCCTGCAAATGGATTACCTCTATACATTCGAAAATCAAGGCCAACTCGAAACCGGAATTCAATTTTTTTCCAGATGGAATAAAACCCGATACAATCTTCACGACACGGAAGAAAACCTTAATAATTGGTTATCGAATTTGCCCCTTAACGACGGCCTCAACCACCATGAATACATATACACGGCGCATCTCTCCTACTCCCAACAACAAGGAGAATTTTGGCACTATAAAATAGGGATACTCGCCGATTACGATATCACCCGCACCAAGCTCATGGAAAACACGGACAAACATAATTTTGATCGATTCTACTTTTACCCACACCTAACACTCCAATACACGCCTTCTGATCAGCAAGAACTGGCCTTTCATTTTACTAGAAAGGCCGCACACCCGGATTACACCCAACTAAACCCATTTACAAACCCGATCGACCACCAAACATTCGAGCAAGGTAACCCACTATTACGCCCCGAAATCACGAGCCGGGCCGAAATCAATTATCTTCTACACGGGGAAAAGATCCAGCTGAACGGGAATCTTTATTTCAATTCCACCGAAAGGTTTATCACTCCTGTCACGTTATTTTCGGAAGACAACACGTTAACCCTATCTTACACGAATGGTAGCATGGAAAACAAGGTCGGCTTGGACATTAATCTATCCGGATCTCCCACCTCATGGATGACAATCACACCTTCCATATCCCTCGTCCACGCTCATGCCAACGGGAAATATCAAGGAATAAACCTTCATGTTGACGATTTCTCTTGGTCGGGCAACTTGGAATTAAACTTAAATTCTAAAAAACATACCGAATTTCAAGCCCTCTTCTCCTATCAATCACCAACAAAGGTTCCACAATTCAAAATTGAAGAGAATTACTATCTCGATCTGGCAATCAAACAAGGTTTCTTTAACAACCGCCTTCAAGTCAGTTTCTCCGTTTCCGACGTCTTCGACACGTCCGAATGGCAAGCCCGTTCAAACACGGACACCTATCGTCTGGCAAATTACAGCAAAGAAGCCACCCATGCTTACTGGATCGGGCTAACATTCAATTTTAACAACTTCAAATCCCGTCCATCAGCAGACGATTCTCACCCGCAAAAACGCCAAATAATACAACTAGGACAATAA